From Salvelinus namaycush isolate Seneca chromosome 27, SaNama_1.0, whole genome shotgun sequence, the proteins below share one genomic window:
- the LOC120022407 gene encoding transmembrane protein 42-like → MFPGVFYALLAGFLGAVASSSAKLSLGADYLKGVCETGLRTWGEQRKFRQPDETTACDWLHIPLRLLCGGLLFTCNAVMWTFLAKALRHSSSSIRTTVTTTASNFISSAFLGQLIFGETQIALWWVGISLTFSGLLVLQRAAPNDRARKDE, encoded by the exons ATGTTCCCCGGCGTTTTCTATGCGCTCCTGGCGGGGTTTCTCGGGGCTGTCGCATCTTCATCTGCAAAGCTGTCACTTGGAGCCGATTACCTTAAAGGTGTATGTGAAACGGGGCTACGAACATGGGGAGAGCAGCGGAAATTTAGACAACCGGACGAAACTACCGCTTGTGACTGG CTACACATCCCCCTGAGGCTTCTTTGTGGGGGGCTGCTCTTCACCTGTAATGCTGTGATGTGGACATTCCTTGCTAAGGCTCTCAGgcactcttcctcctccatccgaACCACTGTGACCACCACCGCTTCCAACTTCATATCTTCC gcctttttggggcAGCTTATCTTCGGGGAGACCCAGATTGCGTTGTGGTGGGTGGGAATCTCCCTCACGTTCTCTGGCCTCCTGGTGCTTCAGAGGGCGGCCCCCAACGACCGAGCCAGGAAGGACGAATGA